A portion of the Avibacterium sp. 20-132 genome contains these proteins:
- the rng gene encoding ribonuclease G, which produces METVELLVNVTPSETRIALVDTGILKEVHIERQAKRGIVGNIYKGRVTRVLPGMQSAFVDIGLEKAAFLHASDIVSHTECVDENEKKQFIVKDIAELVREGQDIVVQVVKDPLGTKGARLTTDITLPSRYLVFMPENSHVGVSQRIESEEERARLKDLVLPFCDELGGFIIRTAAEGAKEEELLQDAEFLKRLWRKVMERRAKYPTRSMLYGELALPQRILRDFIGVDLEKIRIDSNLCFNEVKEFTEEFIPSLTEKLVLHSGNQPLFDVYGVENAIHTALDKRVNLKSGGYLIIEQTEAMTTIDINTGAFVGHRNLEETIFNTNIEATKAIAQQLQLRNLGGIIIIDFIDMQSEEHQTRVLESLQEALAKDRVKTSVNGFTQLGLVEMTRKRTRESLEHVLCDECPECSGRGRVKTVETICYEIMREIIRVHHLFDSEKFVVYASRAVADYLINEESHGLIAELEVFLGKQIQIKTEVFYHQEQFDVVVM; this is translated from the coding sequence ATGGAAACCGTAGAATTATTAGTTAATGTAACGCCGAGTGAAACGCGTATTGCCCTTGTAGATACAGGAATCTTGAAAGAAGTACATATAGAACGGCAAGCTAAACGTGGCATTGTTGGCAATATTTATAAAGGTCGTGTAACCCGAGTATTGCCGGGAATGCAATCGGCTTTTGTGGATATTGGTTTGGAGAAGGCAGCCTTTTTGCACGCCTCTGACATTGTTTCACACACAGAATGTGTGGATGAAAACGAGAAAAAACAGTTTATCGTGAAAGATATTGCAGAGCTAGTGCGTGAAGGGCAAGATATTGTGGTGCAGGTGGTGAAAGATCCCCTTGGCACAAAAGGAGCAAGACTGACTACGGATATTACTCTGCCTTCTCGCTACCTCGTGTTTATGCCAGAAAACAGCCACGTTGGCGTGTCGCAACGTATTGAAAGTGAAGAAGAACGTGCGCGATTAAAAGATCTGGTATTGCCTTTTTGTGATGAATTAGGTGGTTTTATTATCCGTACCGCGGCGGAAGGCGCAAAGGAAGAAGAACTTTTACAAGATGCAGAATTTTTAAAACGCTTATGGCGTAAAGTAATGGAACGCCGTGCAAAATACCCAACACGTTCAATGCTTTATGGTGAACTTGCGCTTCCGCAACGTATTTTGCGCGATTTTATCGGCGTCGATCTAGAAAAAATCCGCATTGATTCTAATCTTTGTTTCAATGAAGTGAAAGAATTTACCGAAGAATTTATCCCGAGTTTAACAGAAAAATTAGTACTTCATTCTGGCAATCAACCACTATTTGATGTGTATGGAGTAGAAAATGCCATTCATACCGCATTAGATAAGCGCGTTAATTTGAAATCGGGCGGTTATCTTATCATTGAGCAAACGGAAGCAATGACCACCATTGATATTAATACGGGGGCATTCGTAGGGCATCGTAACCTTGAAGAAACGATTTTTAATACCAATATTGAAGCAACCAAAGCGATCGCCCAACAGCTTCAACTGCGCAATCTGGGGGGCATTATCATCATTGATTTTATTGATATGCAGTCAGAAGAGCATCAAACTCGTGTATTGGAATCGTTGCAAGAAGCCTTAGCGAAAGATCGCGTCAAAACCAGTGTAAATGGTTTCACCCAGCTCGGTTTAGTGGAAATGACACGCAAACGAACTCGTGAGAGCCTAGAACACGTTTTATGTGATGAATGTCCCGAATGTAGCGGACGTGGACGAGTGAAAACCGTAGAAACCATTTGTTACGAAATTATGCGTGAAATTATCCGCGTGCATCATCTTTTTGATAGCGAAAAATTTGTCGTATATGCCTCAAGAGCAGTTGCAGACTATTTAATTAATGAAGAAAGCCACGGATTAATTGCAGAATTAGAAGTCTTTTTGGGTAAACAAATTCAAATTAAGACCGAGGTTTTTTACCATCAGGAACAATTTGATGTTGTGGTAATGTAA
- the tldD gene encoding metalloprotease TldD gives MLNKVTQSLLTPSQLATQDLINVFNLMDHRNIDYADLYFQLSQDESWVLEDGIIKEGGFHIDRGVGVRAVSGEKTGFAYADQINLASLQQCANAVKGIAQPMQQSFILPQQFMSVSAVHRYAAINPLESLSKEKKIELLHLVDRTARSADPRVTKVSASLSAIYEEVLIAATDGTLAADIRPLVRLSISVLVEENGKRERGSAGCGGRFGLDWFFEIDNGEMRAVAFAKEAVRQALVNLNAIPAPAGLMPVVLGAGWPGVLLHEAVGHGLEGDFNRKESSLFTGKIGELVTSPLCTIVDDGTLPNRRGSLTIDDEGVPSQCNVLIKEGILQGYMQDKMNARLMGVAPTGNGRRESYAHLPMPRMTNTYMLAGKSKFDDLIASVDRGIFAPHFGGGQVDITSGKFVFSTSEAYLIENGKITKPVKGATLIGSGIDVMQNISMVADSVEIDHGIGVCGKEGQSVPVGVGQPALKIEQITVGGTS, from the coding sequence ATGCTAAACAAAGTAACCCAATCCCTACTTACGCCAAGCCAGTTGGCGACGCAAGATTTAATAAATGTCTTTAACCTTATGGATCACCGCAATATTGATTATGCCGATTTATATTTCCAACTTAGCCAAGATGAAAGCTGGGTGTTAGAAGACGGTATTATTAAAGAAGGCGGTTTTCATATTGATCGCGGGGTAGGCGTGCGTGCAGTGAGTGGCGAGAAAACAGGTTTTGCCTATGCCGATCAAATCAACTTAGCAAGTTTACAACAATGTGCCAACGCAGTGAAAGGCATCGCTCAGCCTATGCAGCAAAGTTTTATTTTGCCACAGCAGTTTATGTCAGTTTCTGCAGTGCATCGCTATGCAGCGATTAATCCACTGGAAAGCCTAAGCAAAGAAAAGAAAATTGAATTATTGCATCTGGTGGATCGTACTGCGCGTTCGGCTGATCCGCGCGTCACCAAAGTTTCCGCTAGTTTAAGTGCCATTTATGAAGAAGTGCTTATTGCCGCAACAGATGGCACATTAGCCGCGGATATTCGCCCTTTAGTGCGTTTGTCTATTTCTGTATTAGTTGAAGAAAATGGCAAGCGTGAACGTGGTAGTGCAGGTTGTGGGGGGCGTTTTGGGTTAGATTGGTTTTTTGAGATAGATAACGGTGAAATGCGCGCAGTGGCGTTTGCAAAAGAGGCAGTCCGTCAAGCCTTAGTCAATCTTAACGCCATTCCAGCCCCCGCTGGATTAATGCCCGTTGTGCTTGGCGCTGGTTGGCCCGGTGTGCTATTGCACGAAGCAGTCGGACACGGTTTAGAAGGCGATTTCAATCGAAAAGAAAGCTCTTTGTTTACTGGAAAAATTGGTGAATTAGTCACTTCCCCACTTTGCACCATTGTTGATGATGGTACACTGCCAAATCGCCGAGGTTCGCTCACCATTGATGATGAGGGGGTACCAAGCCAATGTAACGTATTGATTAAAGAGGGGATTTTGCAAGGCTATATGCAAGATAAAATGAATGCGCGTTTAATGGGCGTTGCCCCTACGGGCAATGGTCGCCGTGAAAGTTATGCCCATTTACCTATGCCAAGAATGACCAACACTTATATGCTAGCTGGTAAAAGTAAATTTGATGATCTTATAGCTTCCGTAGATCGTGGGATTTTTGCACCGCACTTTGGTGGAGGGCAAGTGGATATCACTTCAGGAAAATTTGTGTTCTCAACTTCGGAAGCTTATTTGATCGAAAATGGCAAAATTACGAAACCCGTGAAAGGGGCAACGCTAATTGGTAGTGGTATTGACGTGATGCAAAATATTTCAATGGTCGCCGACAGCGTAGAAATCGACCACGGCATTGGCGTATGTGGAAAAGAGGGGCAAAGTGTTCCTGTTGGGGTTGGTCAGCCCGCATTAAAAATCGAACAAATTACGGTGGGGGGAACGAGCTAA
- a CDS encoding carboxymuconolactone decarboxylase family protein — MFKDWKQEKTHVKQSFGELGKKYPKMLQAYGALSSAMEASALDAKTRELIALAVAVTTRCESCIAVHADEAVKAGATEEEVAAALATAIALNAGAAYTYSLRALEAFNVNK; from the coding sequence ATGTTTAAAGACTGGAAACAAGAAAAGACCCACGTTAAGCAATCTTTCGGCGAACTTGGTAAAAAATATCCGAAAATGTTACAGGCATACGGTGCATTATCAAGTGCAATGGAAGCCTCAGCACTAGATGCTAAAACACGTGAACTCATCGCCCTTGCGGTTGCTGTTACCACACGTTGCGAAAGTTGCATTGCAGTACACGCAGATGAAGCAGTCAAAGCAGGTGCGACGGAAGAAGAAGTTGCTGCAGCATTAGCCACCGCCATCGCCCTTAACGCGGGTGCTGCTTATACTTATTCATTAAGAGCCTTAGAAGCATTTAACGTTAATAAATAG
- a CDS encoding helix-turn-helix domain-containing protein translates to MDILDHLIELAQIKGEIHTHCLFQGEWQSVQPSAAQNMGVFHIIVQGECEVIVNKEKIFLKAGDIFFLPEGDLHYIQSRQFAEKTPASIEKRENGLFQRASNGLDKSDFEMFCGAFYYDKQSILFKILPHILHFSIYQTPIEQLMALFRFEAEGDTQFAGRSIINALSSVLFSYILRDYIEKHESKMGLLAVLQDKRLSVAVRAILQQPEQNWNMGNLAKIANMSRANFIRVFQKKMAITPGKFLAQVRMQQASMLLKTTQKNILTIALDIGYQSEAYFSRVFKQYYGISPNQYRKQGETNG, encoded by the coding sequence TTGGATATTTTAGATCATTTAATTGAGTTGGCGCAGATTAAAGGGGAAATTCATACCCATTGTTTATTTCAAGGTGAGTGGCAATCAGTTCAGCCAAGTGCGGCACAAAATATGGGCGTTTTCCATATTATCGTGCAGGGCGAATGTGAAGTGATTGTAAATAAAGAAAAAATTTTCCTAAAAGCCGGGGATATTTTCTTTTTACCGGAGGGTGATTTGCACTATATTCAAAGCCGACAATTTGCAGAAAAGACACCAGCGTCAATTGAAAAGCGTGAAAATGGCTTATTTCAAAGGGCAAGTAATGGCTTAGATAAAAGTGATTTTGAAATGTTCTGTGGGGCGTTTTATTATGATAAACAGTCTATTTTATTCAAAATTCTGCCGCATATTTTGCATTTTTCGATATATCAAACACCAATTGAACAACTTATGGCATTATTCCGTTTTGAGGCAGAAGGGGATACACAATTTGCTGGCAGATCGATTATTAATGCCCTTTCATCTGTGCTGTTTTCTTACATTTTACGCGATTATATTGAAAAACACGAAAGCAAAATGGGGCTACTTGCGGTATTGCAAGATAAACGTTTATCCGTCGCGGTGCGTGCAATTTTGCAGCAGCCTGAGCAGAATTGGAATATGGGAAATCTCGCGAAAATTGCGAATATGTCGCGCGCCAATTTTATTCGCGTTTTTCAAAAGAAAATGGCGATTACGCCGGGAAAATTTCTGGCTCAAGTTCGTATGCAACAGGCATCAATGTTACTCAAAACGACGCAGAAAAACATTCTGACTATTGCTTTAGATATAGGCTATCAGTCAGAGGCTTATTTTAGTCGCGTCTTCAAGCAATATTATGGCATTTCGCCAAATCAATATCGTAAACAAGGAGAAACGAATGGCTGA